Within Primulina tabacum isolate GXHZ01 chromosome 5, ASM2559414v2, whole genome shotgun sequence, the genomic segment TCTATTTTCCGGGATTTTTTTGGAAGTAATTGGACAGAATTTTGATTTTGGGGTGTCTGAAATTTTCTTCATTCCCTCAGGTTTTAGGCGAAACTAGACAATTTGGTTGGAAAATTCAGTTATACGGAAATCTGTCTTTATCAAGATAGAGAAATCTGTTTTTAAAAAGATAAATTGCTCATCCTCTTGCATTTGGTGAATATCAAGTTGGTGTTGCGTATAGGTTGATGCTGGTGAAGTTTGTTTTCTTTCCAATTCAATATTTCGAACATTGTTGAATTATCAATTGTAGAGCGTGAAACTCCGACAGTTGAAAAAGACTTTTTAGGTGTATGTACAGGTGAAGATTAGTTCAGAGTTTGTTTATTTAGGTGGAAAACATGACATATGAGTTCAGAAAGTTTATAATATTGCGATTCCTTGGATGGTTCGAAGATCAAGAAACAACAGTTTGGGGTAGTGACAAGCGAAACTgatgtatatatgtttcttTTTCATTAATTCATTCATTCAATTTAGGGAACAGAAATATCATTTCTGAAGTTAAATTAGAAGCCTTAGTTTTATTAAATATCTTGATTTCATGATTATTAGATTCGGTTGGTATCAAAATGAGATTTTTGAGACTTGTGGGTAAATCTTTTGGATGTTCTGCCTCTGGGGAGCGTCTTGTGTCAGCAGCAAGAGATGGGGATCTTCAAGAAGCTAAGGCATTGTTAGACTATAATCCTCGTCTCGCGAGGTACTCGACTTTCGGTGTTCGCAATTCTCCGTTGCATTATTCTGCCGCTCATGGTCATAATGAGGTATAAGTTCATATAGTTTAATATGAGGTTTTTTTTATTACATCCAAACACTTAATTTGAAGTAGATTTAATCATAAAGTAGTAGTGTAATAAACTTTAGACATTCATATGGTATATAACATTGTTCCTTACATTTAGATTGTCGCGCTCTTGCTTGAGTCGGGGGTTGACATTAATCTCAGGAACTATCGAGGGCAGGTACGACCTTGGTCCTTATCCCCTCATTGTGAATGGCACCTGTAGATTCTTCACTTATTGTGAATTAAGTTCCTCAATTCTACGTACCAAAATGAGGATTACTTGGTGCCACGTGCATTAATTTTGTAAAGATCTGTACTTTCTTTGTAACTAAAATAGAGAATTTTGGTGTAAATTGAAATTGTTTTATTTGCTTTCTGGTGGTAGACTGCCCTGATGCAAGCTTCTCAATGTGGTCACTGGGAGGTTGTTCAGACTCTGATTCTTTATAAAGCCAGCGTATGacttttcttgtatttttcttaaatattgaCGAATTGTGTTCCAGTTTgtggaaaaaaataaagttgTGATTCTATCTTAGATACACAGAGCTGATTATCTAAATGAAGCAACTGCCCTCCACTTAGCTGCTCTGAACGGTCATTCCCGGTGCATTCGGCTTCTCCTTGCTGATTATGTTCCTAGCAATCCAAATTTCTGTAGCATCTCAAGTAAAAGATCGAAGAATGATAAATCTGTTCTAGATTTTGATGAACGGTACACAAATTagaactgttttttttttttaatttctattttcctttATGCAAGGAGCTGAGTATATTTGATTTTCTTGTCTTCCTTAGTGCACTGTATGGAGTAATCAACAGGCCTGCTGATGGTGGTGTCACAGCCCTTCATATGTCTGCATTAAATGGGCATGTCGAAACAGTTCACCTCCTTTTGGATTTAGGGGCATCAGTTACCAATGTCACGTTGGAAGACGGAACTACTGTTGATTTGATTGGTGAGATCGATTTCTTATTTccatttctttttttctttaagTTAGAATCATCACACCTGAATCAATAGTTTATGATTTCTAGCAACTGTCATTCTTCTTATTGCATGTGCCATTTCTTTtagatttttgtttctttattgGTACGTCCTTGTTGTATTGATCGTTGAGATTACCTTAATGATTTCttgaaaatcatacttttaatcTTATCATATTTGAATTGCTTTGGAACTCCAGTAATATTTGCTTTACTAAATTGTTGCTGAAACCCAAGTCACGGTTTTGATTATCAGCCTGCTAAATTGATGGGGCATAGATTCTTGAGGCAGTTTGGACAATTTACTCTGGTTTTCGTTCTTTTTAATTGCAAAAAGAAAAAGAGTTATGGCCGCTAGCACTTGGTCTTGTGTTAATGCTAAATATCATATGATATAAGGCAATTCAACCTTCAGTAGTCATTTGTGGGAAATTATGCATTTTTCTGGAAATCTGTAGCATTTGTTCGTTAAAAGGCTTAtctattattgttatattacgttatttatttttgagagtacaaaatgaataaatgattaCCTTGCAGGTTCTGGAAGCACACCACTTCATTATGCTGCCTGTGGCGGTAATGTTCAATGTTGTCAGGTTAGTTATCTGGTGACCGACGAGTTTCTGCTGTTCGTCTGTAGAAATGGGTTTAACTCATGACATCTTTTGTCGCTGTCTTCAGCTTTTGATATCCAGGGGAGCAAGCCTGACAACGGAAAATGCAAACGGGTATGTTTGTTGGCATAGCTTGGAATCTAACCTcgaaacaaaattatttaaatttatgacATTCATCAAGCTAAAGATACATACATGAGAAGGTCACTATTTAAAAAACATTTTGAGGGAAAGTCGATCTCCAAAGTTTCCCTTCGTTGTTTATCCTTCATATACTTCTTCAAATTATAATGACGCCACCTATATTTGGcgtttttatcttttattaaGCAAAGTTTGTTGCACTACAGAATCAATACCTTCTTCGATTATTATTTCTATTTCAAGTTTAACTAATTATAATAACCGAATTTTATATCACTAATTGATATTTCATTCTATTATGTCTGAAAGATGGACTCCTTTGATGGTTGCTCGTTCCTGGCATAAAGATTGGCTTGAGGACACTCTTAGCCAACGGCAAGAAGGCCAAGCAAAATTTAGTCCTTCACCTTACTTATGTCTTCCACTTATGAGTATCGTTGAGATTGCTAGGTGAGTGAAAGTCACAATGTTCTACTTGAGATTCTAAATAAACTAATTTCTCTTATTAGGGGACAAACTTTAGGATAAGGACCCCGACTAATTTTGATGTTTTCCCAGTGATATCGGGTTTTAAACAGAACCATATGCACTGGGCTAAGTTTATACATAAATCGATATCATTCATTAGATACTGAGAACTTGTTCTACTCTCGCTATATTTGTCAAAGAAGGTTTCAGATAATATCTTTTATTCGTGGAATTTCAGAGAATGTGGTTGGAGAAGCAATGACTCACTGCCCACATGCTCAGACCCATGTGTTGTTTGCTTGGAGAGGAAGTGCACCGTTGCTGCTGATGGTATATCAATACTAATTCTCTTTCTTTTTTGTTGTTCAGTGCCCCTTGATAAATAACGTGGCAACTGTTTCACTCGTAAAACGAGAGCAGCTCGAGCATTGCAAAGGGATTACCGTGGCCTTATTGTTCTCTAATTCAATTATTCATTTATACTTCCGTACAGATTGTTTCCACGAGTTTTGCACTCATTGTGCCTTATATCTTTGTTCCACCAATACCACATCCACCGTGGCTCATGGGCCGCCTGGTTCAATCCCCTGTCCGCTATGCCGTCATGGTATAGTTTCTTTCACCAGGCTTGAAAGCACAAAGCCTATCTTGAAGGAAATTGCAAGAACGAGTTTATCGCTGCCTTTTTGCGCTTGTGTAGCAGAAATCCCAGAATCCATCTCTGTCGAAACTCCGTTTTGTAAGCCAGACGGTGCTCCGTGTGTTCCACTCTCTCCTTTTGGTTCTTTCCGATCCTTGAGTTGCCGAAGGTTTCATTCTTTGAAACTCAACCCCAGCCTATGCATGGGATCTCCAGATGTTAGCCATTCTTTGGTTTCAAGAGCAACAGATTGCAGCCTGCAGAATCAGTTGCTTAGATGTTCAAGATCAAGCTTTAGACGCTCGACTTCTCAGAACGAGAGACGGAGATGGCTGTGTTCTTTTAGTCGATCTGTCGAAACTGGACGGGGTTGATAAAGAAAGATTGGACTGAAGCTCTTGGCTTGCTGAGCCATCTAGAATATTTCTTTGATGACAAAATTGTATATTTGAATTGTGTATATTGAGGACATTTATTTGTTCCAGGCTACAATTTTCTTCTAAATTTGTATGTGTTACTATTTGAAATATCTCCTTGATTTTTAAAAGAACTGTCGAACTCCACCCGTTTTACATCTTGTGTGGTTTTGAGTGCCATGTTACTTGTTGGCAATGTATAATATAAGAGAAGATATATTAAGCCTTTTTGTTGCTCTACCAACCCATCAATGGAGCCTAATCTATCCCGCATATTTTCTGTCAACTTTTCTTCA encodes:
- the LOC142546213 gene encoding putative E3 ubiquitin-protein ligase XBOS32; the protein is MRFLRLVGKSFGCSASGERLVSAARDGDLQEAKALLDYNPRLARYSTFGVRNSPLHYSAAHGHNEIVALLLESGVDINLRNYRGQTALMQASQCGHWEVVQTLILYKASIHRADYLNEATALHLAALNGHSRCIRLLLADYVPSNPNFCSISSKRSKNDKSVLDFDERALYGVINRPADGGVTALHMSALNGHVETVHLLLDLGASVTNVTLEDGTTVDLIGSGSTPLHYAACGGNVQCCQLLISRGASLTTENANGWTPLMVARSWHKDWLEDTLSQRQEGQAKFSPSPYLCLPLMSIVEIARECGWRSNDSLPTCSDPCVVCLERKCTVAADDCFHEFCTHCALYLCSTNTTSTVAHGPPGSIPCPLCRHGIVSFTRLESTKPILKEIARTSLSLPFCACVAEIPESISVETPFCKPDGAPCVPLSPFGSFRSLSCRRFHSLKLNPSLCMGSPDVSHSLVSRATDCSLQNQLLRCSRSSFRRSTSQNERRRWLCSFSRSVETGRG